ATTTACTGCCATCGATGAGCTGTGTAGCATAGGTATTGGCAGTTTCGCCATTCAATTGGAGTTTCTGAATTGATCCAAGCTGATTTTTACCTTGAAAAGCAGCGGCATCGGCAAGCATCTTACCGAAAATATGTTGGTCTGCCTGTTTGTTGTAACTTTCGTAAGTGTCCTGAATACTTTTTTTGAGCTGTTCGACATTATAGTCGAATAACTGTTTTGCGGCATGCGAAGAGCGCTCTTTACCCATTGCTACTTTTAGGGTGTTGAGATCGCGGGCAACTTTCAGCAAACTGGTACTGTTATAAATATTGTTAATCCAAAGCTCTTTCAAGGCATCTTGATCACTGATTTGATAATAAGCGGCAATATCGTTTAATAGATTGCCATATTTACCTTTAAGTTCGGGTTTACTCAAGATAAATGCTGCAAGCGCCTCATCTTCCTGCTTTTTGGTTGACAGGAGATCTATGCCGCGCAACCCTTTGAGCTTGCCACGGTAATTTTTAAGCACGTTGGCGTTGCGTTTGATCCGTGTCGCCAAAGAGAGTGCAATATCCGTATTGTCTTTCCCAGCTTCCTCCATTTGTTTGTTCTGGAAATCATACAAATTGGAAACGTAAGGCAATAAATAGTCTTGTTGGTATTTGATATACTGCGCCGGACGATGTCTGAATGTCTTCCCCGGATAACCTAGGATAAAGGTGAAATCATTTTCTTTCACACCATTTGGATTAACTTTCAGGTGCTTTTTTGGTTGGTAGGGCACATTATCTTTTGAATAGGGAGCTGATTTTCCATCTTTACCCACATAGGCCCGAAGGAAGGAATAGTCACCTGTATGACGTGGCCATACCCAGTTGTCAGTCTCACCGCCAAATTCACCAATATTTTGGCGTGGAATATAAACAAGACGCACATCTTCGATTGTTTTGTAGCGAAATAGCACATAGCTTTTGCCAATGAACATTTCGGATACTTCAGCTTTGATTGTTGGGTCTTCTTTTTCAGCCTGTTTAACAAGCTCTTCTTGTTTTCTTTTGATTGTATTGATGCGCTCGACCGGGTCACTGATATTGGCTACGGCATTTAATATTTTAACAGATACATCTTCGTATGAATCTGTAATTCTGATCTTTAATCCTTTTGCTTCAATCTCCTGCTCCTGATTTTGCGCAACAAAGCCATTTTTAAGATAATTGTTGATGGCGGTACTTGCCAATTGAACTGCAGAAAAGGCACAGTGATGGTTGGTAATAATCAGACCACGGTTGGAGACGAATGATCCTGTACATCCACTGACTTGAACCAGGGCATCCACTAATCCAACTTGGCCGGGATTGTAAATATCCTTCTCACTGATCTTTAATCCGGCTTTCTTTAAACCCGCTCTATTTAAATCGCTCAATGGGTACATCCCTTCATCTGGGTTCGCATTTGCGTATGGGATGTTCGTTGTGGATAATAATAGTGCTAGTGCAATTGTCGTATGATGTATAAACTTCATGGGATTTTTTAATATCAACTGTTATAAATCTCCAAATTT
The window above is part of the Sphingobacterium sp. ML3W genome. Proteins encoded here:
- a CDS encoding S46 family peptidase, which encodes MKFIHHTTIALALLLSTTNIPYANANPDEGMYPLSDLNRAGLKKAGLKISEKDIYNPGQVGLVDALVQVSGCTGSFVSNRGLIITNHHCAFSAVQLASTAINNYLKNGFVAQNQEQEIEAKGLKIRITDSYEDVSVKILNAVANISDPVERINTIKRKQEELVKQAEKEDPTIKAEVSEMFIGKSYVLFRYKTIEDVRLVYIPRQNIGEFGGETDNWVWPRHTGDYSFLRAYVGKDGKSAPYSKDNVPYQPKKHLKVNPNGVKENDFTFILGYPGKTFRHRPAQYIKYQQDYLLPYVSNLYDFQNKQMEEAGKDNTDIALSLATRIKRNANVLKNYRGKLKGLRGIDLLSTKKQEDEALAAFILSKPELKGKYGNLLNDIAAYYQISDQDALKELWINNIYNSTSLLKVARDLNTLKVAMGKERSSHAAKQLFDYNVEQLKKSIQDTYESYNKQADQHIFGKMLADAAAFQGKNQLGSIQKLQLNGETANTYATQLIDGSKLADQTYILNTVLANANALSQFNDKLLNFQNELDNDIVIFAAEQKRREGVLNKLMGDYVAVKEIFQAKNFIPDANSTLRLTYGHIKGYAPADATYMKPFTTIEGIIQKGNLGLSDFDYPQEIKTAYLNKNFGPYLKKDLGSVPVNILYDMDTTGGNSGSPIMNANGELIGVNFDRAYDATINDFAWNESYSRSIGVDIRYVLWVADKIDNAHFILKEMGI